In Cheilinus undulatus linkage group 14, ASM1832078v1, whole genome shotgun sequence, a genomic segment contains:
- the LOC121521798 gene encoding trace amine-associated receptor 1-like, which yields MGPGFSINRTVIVVDIHPCYEISDFSYILTNSPSIICVLLYLFLFLLSLVTVCGNLLVMMSIMYFTQLHSPTNYLILSLAVADLLVGVLVFPLSMAFSLSSCLYQEDLFCKVRSSFDVFLSTCSILNLCCISIDRYYAVCQPLTYKAKINHRVAGVMILISWGGSALIGMGILIAGLNTEKCEDGCFLDLLMENTVGSVFSFYLPVIIMLCIYLKIFLVALKQARRIQNKTCQSTKSGGTGSKSERKATKTLAIVLGVFILCWTPFFLCITVSPLINNPAPVPVVEALNWLTLVNSMLNPFIYAFFYSWFRTALRMIVTGKICQGDLTNTKLLR from the coding sequence ATGGGACCAGGTTTCTCCATCAACAGGACTGTCATAGTTGTGGACATCCATCCCTGCTATGAAATCTCTGATTTCAGCTACATCCTGACAAATAGCCCATCCATAATATGTGTGCTGTTATATCTgttcctgtttttgttgtctttagtCACAGTGTGTGGAAACCTTCTTGTCATGATGTCCATCATGTACTTCACTCAGCTGCACTCTCCTACTAACTATCTGATCCTCTCTCTGGCTGTGGCCGACCTTCTTGTAGGGGTGCTGGTTTTTCCTCTCAGCATGGCGTTTTCTCTCAGCTCCTGTCTCTATCAGGAGGATTTATTTTGCAAAGTCCGCAGCAGTTTTGACGTGTTTCTCAGCACGTGCTCTATTCTGAACCTCTGTTGTATTTCCATTGATAGATATTATGCAGTGTGTCAGCCCCTGACCTATAAAGCTAAAATCAACCATCGTGTTGCTGGGGTCATGATCCTGATCAGCTGGGGAGGCTCGGCTCTCATCGGGATGGGAATCTTGATCGCTGGActgaacactgaaaaatgtgaaGATGGCTGTTTTCTTGATTTGCTTATGGAAAACACAGTTGgatctgttttttcattttacctCCCAGTGATAATAATGCTCTGTATCTACCTGAAGATTTTCCTGGTGGCGCTGAAACAGGCTCGCAGAATCCAGAACAAAACATGTCAGAGCACCAAGTCCGGAGGCACAGGCAGTAAGAGCGAgagaaaggccaccaagactTTAGCCATAGTTTTAGGAGTTTTCATCCTGTGTTGGACTCCTTTCTTCCTCTGCATCACTGTTTCTCCACTGATCAATAATCCAGCTCCAGTTCCTGTTGTTGAAGCTCTGAACTGGCTCACACTGGTCAACTCAATGCTCAATCCTTTCATTTATGCTTTCTTTTACAGCTGGTTCAGAACGGCTCTCAGGATGATTGTCACTGGGAAAATATGTCAGGGTGATTTAACAAACACCAAACTGCTGAGATAG